The Sediminispirochaeta smaragdinae DSM 11293 genome has a segment encoding these proteins:
- a CDS encoding YgiQ family radical SAM protein: MHKNHAEFLPLTKQEFEAQHGTASPDFIIVSGDAYVDHPSFGTALIGRLLESRGYRVAIIAQPDWRNTEDFSRFGRPRLAFLVTSGNLDSMVANYSASRHPRREDAYSPGGKAGLRPDRSLVVYTSRIRQAFKGVTVALGGLEASLRSLSHYDYWSDTIRRSVLLDAKADYLLYGMSETTILALAAALETAVEKGSQPNVETIRGLVRVVGKNNIAYDNIISSQYDDITGSKTVFLPSHEALIKDGTRYADHFALQMKHADPYSAATLIEPCGDRFIVHNPPPFPLTTEELDAVYELPFCRRAHPSYAKAGGIPALQEVRFSLVSSRGCFGGCSFCALTFHQGRIITPRSKESLLREAQKLIADPDFKGYIHDVGGPTANFHTPACEGQKHRGACSNRQCLFPKPCPSLKVDHTAYLDVLKSLRKLPGVKKVFIRSGIRFDYLLLDENRSFLKELVAYHISGQLKVAPEHAGSRTLEAMGKPPIEVYEQFSRLFYEETKRIGKKQYLIPYLIAGHPGSTLDEAVELALFLKKSGFIPDQVQDFYPTPGTLSTCMWATGIDPRTMKPIFVPRGEKERHLQRALLQFNRPKNYDRVRKALRQAGRSDLIGFGQTALVPPERNRHP; the protein is encoded by the coding sequence ATGCACAAGAACCACGCCGAATTCCTGCCCCTCACAAAGCAGGAATTCGAGGCACAGCACGGAACAGCGTCCCCCGATTTCATCATCGTTTCCGGGGATGCCTATGTCGATCATCCCTCCTTTGGAACAGCCCTTATCGGCCGCCTCCTGGAAAGCCGCGGCTATCGTGTTGCGATCATAGCTCAGCCGGACTGGAGGAACACAGAGGATTTCAGTCGTTTCGGGAGGCCTCGTCTTGCCTTTCTGGTCACCTCCGGAAATCTTGACTCAATGGTCGCAAACTACAGTGCATCACGGCACCCCAGAAGAGAGGACGCCTACTCGCCCGGCGGCAAAGCCGGTCTGCGTCCCGACCGGAGTCTGGTAGTCTATACCAGCCGGATCAGGCAGGCCTTTAAAGGGGTTACCGTCGCACTCGGCGGGCTTGAGGCCTCCCTCAGAAGTCTAAGCCACTACGACTACTGGAGCGATACGATTCGGCGTTCGGTTCTCCTCGATGCTAAGGCCGACTATCTTCTCTACGGGATGTCGGAAACTACGATACTTGCCCTGGCGGCTGCATTAGAGACGGCTGTCGAAAAAGGAAGCCAGCCCAATGTGGAAACGATTCGCGGTTTGGTTCGGGTCGTCGGAAAAAATAATATTGCATATGACAATATCATATCATCACAATATGATGATATCACAGGATCAAAAACTGTTTTCTTGCCCTCTCACGAGGCACTCATCAAGGATGGCACACGTTATGCCGACCATTTTGCACTCCAGATGAAACATGCCGATCCCTACAGCGCCGCAACCCTTATAGAGCCCTGCGGTGATCGCTTCATAGTCCACAATCCTCCTCCCTTTCCCCTCACAACGGAGGAACTTGATGCGGTCTACGAACTACCCTTTTGCCGAAGGGCCCACCCCTCCTATGCAAAGGCCGGAGGCATTCCTGCGCTCCAGGAGGTACGCTTCTCCCTTGTCAGCAGCCGGGGGTGTTTCGGGGGCTGCAGTTTCTGCGCGCTCACCTTTCATCAGGGACGGATCATTACGCCCCGAAGCAAGGAAAGCCTTCTTCGGGAAGCCCAAAAGCTTATAGCCGATCCCGATTTCAAAGGCTACATCCACGATGTCGGCGGTCCCACCGCAAATTTTCACACACCTGCTTGCGAGGGGCAAAAACATCGAGGTGCCTGTAGCAACCGGCAGTGCCTCTTTCCCAAACCCTGCCCATCTCTCAAGGTCGATCATACGGCCTACCTCGATGTACTCAAAAGTCTGAGGAAGCTCCCCGGCGTAAAAAAGGTGTTCATCCGAAGCGGTATTCGTTTCGACTATCTCCTGCTGGATGAAAATAGAAGTTTCTTAAAGGAACTGGTGGCATATCACATCAGCGGGCAGCTCAAGGTTGCTCCCGAACATGCCGGATCGCGAACCCTCGAAGCCATGGGAAAGCCACCGATAGAGGTATATGAACAATTCTCCCGCCTTTTTTACGAAGAAACGAAGCGGATAGGCAAGAAGCAATACCTCATTCCCTACCTGATCGCCGGCCATCCCGGAAGTACCCTCGATGAAGCGGTTGAGTTGGCTCTTTTCCTGAAAAAAAGCGGTTTTATTCCCGACCAGGTACAAGATTTCTACCCCACCCCGGGAACCCTATCCACCTGCATGTGGGCTACCGGCATCGATCCCAGAACCATGAAACCGATCTTCGTCCCGCGAGGTGAAAAAGAACGGCATCTTCAACGCGCC
- a CDS encoding deoxynucleoside kinase, with protein MKKYVVLAGNIGAGKSTLVRKLADRLGFRPYYEPVTENPYLKDFYSDMRRWAFHSQTFFLTHRVRTHHLLAEDPFSVVQDRSMYEDAEVFARNLYEQQSMTKRDWETYQELYHTLITMLPPPDLIVYLRASVTTLKKRIALRGRNFEASISDTYLQGLNRLYDRWTNDFTLAPILIVPTDRLDFVEQNKDFEAIVKTIEQRLLDKQGILFPVGM; from the coding sequence ATGAAAAAATATGTCGTGCTTGCGGGAAATATCGGTGCGGGAAAATCTACCCTCGTGAGAAAACTTGCCGATCGGCTTGGCTTTAGGCCCTACTACGAGCCAGTGACGGAAAACCCCTACCTCAAAGACTTTTATTCGGATATGAGACGCTGGGCATTCCATTCCCAAACCTTTTTTCTCACCCACCGGGTCAGGACTCATCACCTTTTGGCAGAGGATCCGTTCTCTGTGGTGCAGGATCGTTCCATGTACGAAGATGCAGAGGTCTTTGCCAGAAACCTCTACGAACAGCAATCTATGACAAAGCGAGACTGGGAAACCTACCAGGAACTGTATCATACCCTTATCACCATGCTTCCCCCGCCCGACCTGATCGTCTATCTTAGGGCATCGGTGACAACCTTAAAAAAACGCATTGCCCTTCGGGGAAGGAATTTCGAGGCCTCCATTTCCGACACCTACCTCCAAGGCTTGAATCGGCTCTATGATCGGTGGACTAATGATTTCACTCTTGCCCCGATATTGATAGTTCCCACGGATCGCTTGGATTTTGTGGAGCAGAACAAAGACTTCGAGGCCATTGTCAAAACCATCGAACAGCGACTATTGGATAAACAGGGAATCCTCTTTCCCGTTGGTATGTGA
- a CDS encoding LacI family DNA-binding transcriptional regulator, whose product MTNKVERMQFKYQYIYDKLRNLLENGRYHAGDRLPTEVELASRFNVSRPTVTRALNALQEEGIIVRKTGSGSFVNNLHSYKNKFNNRIFGLLVPGLGKGEIFEPICTQIAANAEKNQCSLLWSGSEIRTTEAAKSLVDVTQRYIAHHIAGVFFEPLELSPSFDQINRKIISMFQDAGIPIVLIDSDYLPFPERSNLDLVGIDNFRAAYMATRHYLRHGEKRIDFLARPYSAYTISIRLRGYRTALIDYGIIPQAEWIHLVNPEELEYITSRFDHPEAPPFNMICANDETASALLGACESVGISVPEHLRIVGFDDVHYAQMLRVPLTTIHQSVQQIGNLALETLLWRIEHPDAPARTINAETRMIIRESCGMTGKAEISPFYS is encoded by the coding sequence GTGACAAACAAAGTTGAGCGCATGCAGTTCAAATATCAGTATATCTATGATAAACTTCGAAATCTTCTTGAAAACGGTAGATATCATGCCGGTGACCGCTTGCCGACAGAAGTTGAACTGGCCTCACGCTTTAATGTCTCCCGGCCAACAGTCACCCGTGCGTTGAACGCTCTTCAGGAAGAGGGCATCATTGTTCGAAAAACAGGATCCGGAAGTTTCGTTAACAACCTTCATTCCTACAAAAATAAATTCAACAACCGCATTTTTGGGCTCTTGGTCCCTGGCCTTGGTAAAGGAGAGATTTTCGAACCAATTTGTACGCAAATTGCTGCCAATGCGGAGAAAAATCAATGCTCACTTCTCTGGAGTGGTTCGGAAATCAGAACAACGGAAGCAGCAAAGAGTTTAGTCGATGTTACGCAACGCTATATTGCCCACCACATCGCAGGCGTCTTCTTCGAACCCCTGGAATTGAGCCCCTCTTTCGATCAGATCAATCGGAAAATCATATCAATGTTTCAGGATGCCGGGATTCCTATTGTCCTGATCGACTCGGATTATCTCCCCTTCCCGGAACGAAGCAATCTTGATCTCGTGGGCATCGATAATTTTCGTGCGGCATATATGGCAACCCGCCATTATCTCAGGCATGGAGAAAAACGGATCGATTTCCTCGCTCGTCCATACTCCGCGTATACCATTTCAATCAGATTGAGGGGCTATCGTACCGCTCTCATCGATTATGGAATTATACCTCAAGCAGAATGGATCCACCTGGTCAATCCTGAGGAACTCGAATATATTACCTCTCGTTTCGACCATCCCGAAGCCCCCCCCTTCAATATGATTTGCGCCAATGACGAAACGGCCTCGGCGCTTTTAGGCGCGTGCGAATCCGTCGGTATTTCTGTTCCGGAACATCTCAGGATAGTAGGATTTGACGATGTACATTACGCTCAAATGCTGAGAGTTCCCCTCACAACCATTCATCAATCCGTACAACAAATTGGTAACTTAGCCTTGGAAACCCTCCTCTGGAGGATCGAACATCCGGATGCCCCGGCCCGAACTATTAATGCCGAAACAAGAATGATCATCCGAGAATCCTGCGGCATGACAGGGAAGGCGGAAATTTCTCCCTTCTACAGCTGA
- a CDS encoding ABC transporter substrate-binding protein: MRKVVLILLCGMLLGGTLFAGGQGEGEKVLQVAATFGDLGNPFFFTMGKGVEDAAKAIDPNAKVTVQSSGYDLNTQTSQMENFIANGVDIIILNAADTAGIAPAVRKAKEAGIIVVAADVNADGGVDATVTSNNYQAGTQAGEYIVKRLGGKGNIVIINGPPVSAVIDRVNGAKEVLAKNPGIKILSDNQNAGGNREGGLRVMTDLLTAYDNIDAVFAINDPTGIGADLAIKQAKRGDEMFVVGVDGAPDAVVALNDTNSSFVATPSQDPYTMATRAVQVAYEVIQGNPPKEKLILIPTTLITRDNVSEYKGWTEPE; this comes from the coding sequence ATGAGAAAAGTAGTGCTGATACTGCTTTGTGGCATGTTGCTTGGCGGAACACTGTTTGCCGGTGGTCAGGGAGAAGGTGAAAAAGTTCTTCAGGTGGCGGCTACCTTCGGCGATCTTGGAAATCCCTTCTTTTTTACCATGGGTAAGGGAGTCGAAGATGCAGCAAAGGCAATTGATCCCAATGCAAAGGTCACTGTCCAATCGTCGGGCTATGATCTCAATACTCAAACCAGCCAGATGGAGAATTTCATTGCAAATGGTGTGGATATTATTATCTTGAATGCGGCCGACACCGCAGGAATTGCACCTGCCGTACGGAAAGCAAAAGAGGCTGGTATTATCGTGGTTGCCGCCGATGTAAATGCAGATGGCGGAGTCGATGCAACGGTTACCTCCAATAATTATCAGGCCGGTACCCAGGCTGGAGAATACATTGTAAAGAGGCTTGGGGGGAAGGGAAACATTGTCATTATCAATGGACCTCCTGTATCCGCCGTTATCGACCGGGTAAACGGAGCAAAAGAGGTTTTAGCCAAGAATCCTGGAATCAAGATTCTCTCCGACAACCAAAACGCCGGTGGTAACCGTGAAGGCGGGCTCCGCGTCATGACCGATCTTCTTACCGCTTATGATAACATTGATGCGGTTTTTGCCATTAATGATCCAACCGGTATTGGTGCTGATTTGGCGATCAAACAGGCTAAACGCGGTGATGAAATGTTTGTTGTCGGCGTTGATGGTGCTCCCGATGCTGTGGTTGCGCTTAATGACACGAACAGCTCTTTTGTAGCCACCCCATCACAGGATCCGTACACCATGGCGACGAGGGCCGTGCAGGTAGCGTATGAAGTGATACAGGGGAATCCCCCTAAAGAAAAACTGATCCTTATCCCGACCACATTGATTACCAGGGACAACGTTAGTGAATACAAGGGCTGGACCGAACCGGAATAG
- a CDS encoding sugar ABC transporter ATP-binding protein — protein MDEQDRKEPILSVRNLSKRFPGVQALDGVSLDIYAGEVHVLMGENGAGKSTLMKILAGVYKADEGEIRIDGQLVAPENPLQAMALGVNLINQELGVATNLTVAENVFMGSEPHRFGVIDRHQMAIRTQEVLKKLGASFQPEVRASLLKVAEQQQVDIARALVHNGRVLIMDEPTAALSEREIDRLFDLVRSLREQGLAIVYISHRLAEVSVIADRVSVLRDGQYIGTVTKDNMDNETIVKMMVGRSLKDFYEHQTAEKKEDNYLVVKHVSDGKRVKDVSFQAAAGEILALSGLVGSGRTELARLIFGADKPLTGEVIVEGRKLTITSPKDAIHQGIGYVPEDRKTEGLFLGMSSQENIVMNIMEQKARFGILNRKENGSITDHAIKQLNIKLSNPRNAALSLSGGNQQKLLLARWLQIKPRVLILDEPTRGVDVGAKSEIYKLIGEIAQNGVAVVFISSELPEVVGLAQRVLVMREGRITAELRGPEQINQEIIMAYATGIRKPDYTFSA, from the coding sequence ATGGATGAACAAGATCGAAAGGAACCGATTCTTTCCGTCCGGAATCTGAGTAAACGCTTTCCCGGCGTACAGGCACTGGACGGGGTTTCTCTGGATATTTATGCCGGAGAAGTCCATGTACTCATGGGAGAAAACGGTGCTGGAAAAAGTACGTTGATGAAGATTCTTGCCGGAGTCTATAAGGCTGACGAAGGAGAAATTCGTATAGACGGGCAGTTGGTCGCCCCCGAAAACCCGCTTCAGGCCATGGCACTTGGGGTTAACCTAATCAATCAGGAGCTTGGCGTTGCGACAAATCTGACGGTGGCGGAGAACGTCTTTATGGGAAGCGAGCCGCATCGTTTTGGGGTAATAGACCGACACCAGATGGCTATTCGGACTCAGGAGGTTTTGAAAAAACTTGGCGCCTCTTTCCAACCGGAAGTGAGGGCTTCCCTGCTTAAAGTTGCCGAGCAGCAGCAGGTTGATATCGCTCGTGCCCTTGTACATAACGGCAGAGTGCTGATTATGGATGAGCCCACAGCAGCACTAAGCGAGAGGGAGATCGACAGGCTCTTTGATCTTGTCCGCAGCCTTCGGGAACAGGGCCTGGCCATTGTTTATATTAGTCACCGTCTCGCAGAGGTCTCGGTAATAGCGGATAGGGTATCCGTTTTACGAGACGGCCAATACATCGGAACAGTCACGAAAGATAATATGGATAATGAAACCATCGTAAAGATGATGGTTGGGCGCTCTTTAAAGGATTTCTACGAACATCAGACCGCCGAGAAAAAAGAAGACAACTACCTGGTTGTTAAGCATGTGTCGGACGGCAAACGGGTAAAAGATGTTTCCTTTCAAGCTGCGGCAGGTGAGATCCTAGCTCTCTCGGGGCTTGTTGGTTCAGGACGGACCGAGCTTGCCCGTTTGATATTCGGAGCGGATAAGCCGTTAACGGGCGAAGTAATCGTCGAAGGGAGAAAACTGACGATTACTTCACCAAAGGATGCAATTCACCAGGGAATCGGTTACGTGCCGGAAGATCGAAAAACAGAGGGGCTTTTTCTGGGCATGAGCAGTCAGGAAAACATCGTTATGAATATCATGGAGCAGAAGGCGCGTTTCGGCATCTTAAATCGGAAAGAAAACGGCTCCATCACCGACCATGCAATAAAGCAGCTGAACATCAAGCTTTCCAACCCAAGAAACGCGGCTCTCTCGCTTTCAGGAGGGAATCAGCAAAAGCTCCTTCTCGCCCGTTGGTTACAAATCAAACCGAGGGTTTTGATTCTTGATGAACCGACCCGGGGTGTTGATGTGGGAGCCAAAAGTGAAATCTATAAGCTGATCGGAGAAATTGCCCAAAACGGCGTTGCCGTTGTTTTTATTTCAAGTGAGCTGCCTGAGGTCGTGGGCCTTGCTCAACGGGTGCTGGTCATGCGCGAAGGGCGAATCACCGCAGAATTGCGGGGGCCTGAGCAGATCAATCAGGAAATCATTATGGCATATGCAACGGGCATTCGAAAACCGGACTACACTTTTTCTGCATGA
- a CDS encoding ABC transporter permease subunit, with product MSSNNLATKLKQQNSAIWESLGILPILLVIVILFSLLSGNFLRPTNLMNILRQASINIVLAAGMTLVILTGGIDLSVGSILASTAVVSLLVSLNPSLQAFTVIAPLLTGLLFGVLNGILIAYVKLPFFIVVLGSMTALRGASYLLANGTTLINNDLNFAWIGNAYLGPFPWLAIIALAVIAIMWFILRKTVLGVHIYAVGGNPTAARLTGINVSFVLVFVYAMSGLLSGLGGIMTASRLYSASGLLGNGYELDAIASVILGGTSISGGSGSVVGTLVGALIIAVLNNGLTLMNVSYFWQLVVRGIVIIVAVLIERFRHRKKV from the coding sequence ATGAGTTCAAACAATTTGGCGACAAAGTTAAAGCAGCAGAATTCTGCGATTTGGGAAAGCCTCGGAATTCTTCCGATTTTACTTGTGATTGTCATTCTATTTTCACTTTTAAGCGGTAATTTCCTGCGGCCGACAAATCTCATGAACATTCTGAGGCAGGCTTCGATTAATATCGTGCTTGCAGCCGGTATGACCCTTGTTATCTTAACCGGCGGCATTGATTTATCAGTTGGATCTATCTTGGCAAGTACTGCCGTGGTCAGCCTCTTGGTATCTTTGAATCCCTCCTTGCAGGCCTTTACGGTCATCGCCCCATTACTTACAGGTTTGCTTTTTGGTGTGCTAAATGGGATTTTGATTGCTTATGTAAAGCTACCCTTCTTTATTGTTGTCCTGGGAAGTATGACAGCTCTTCGCGGGGCCTCGTATCTTTTGGCGAATGGTACCACATTGATTAACAATGATTTGAATTTCGCCTGGATCGGTAACGCCTATCTCGGCCCCTTCCCCTGGCTGGCCATTATAGCCCTCGCGGTCATTGCCATCATGTGGTTTATCCTAAGAAAAACCGTTCTCGGTGTACATATTTATGCCGTAGGAGGAAACCCAACTGCCGCTCGGCTAACCGGTATCAACGTAAGTTTTGTCCTTGTTTTTGTGTATGCCATGAGCGGCCTGCTTTCCGGACTTGGTGGGATCATGACCGCCAGCCGTCTTTACAGTGCATCCGGACTTTTAGGAAATGGCTACGAACTTGATGCCATTGCTTCGGTTATCCTGGGGGGAACCAGCATCTCCGGCGGCAGCGGAAGTGTTGTTGGAACGTTAGTGGGGGCCCTGATTATTGCGGTGCTGAATAACGGACTTACCCTTATGAATGTCTCCTATTTTTGGCAATTGGTTGTACGTGGCATCGTTATTATTGTTGCGGTATTAATAGAACGATTTCGCCATCGAAAAAAAGTCTGA
- a CDS encoding xylulokinase → MYLGIDLGTGSVKLMLLGPDGAEHTVSRSYEVSSPHSGWAQIDTDIWLAALSSCIRELPGVEGVKAIGLSGQMHGIVPCSGMSGTAPVALGSAITWADQRAAETLPYYKTFSEQTLSKLGNPPSAGMAGPILLWLRDQMPGLFAKIDIACMPKDFIRATLTGDRLTDYSDASGTLLYDFSIQGWHAELVRAIGLDMTQLPQIRAGNSIAGFVSDDAARRFGLPPGIPVALGAGDTPAAFFGTDLHDPGTAQISIGTAAQIGVPMAERGIHTVMNLNLFEGVRPGSRYRIAAMMNGGLALEWVRRQLGFSWQDLYRSLERRGLGTPSDLIFIPYLSGERTPHMNPDARGAWIGLSLHHQREDLALAALLGVASTIRLGLDTLLSAGNSSISQLRLVGGSARFPFWRKVLAAMLERDLLVSQQTDSSARGAALMAAEAIGERLSPSFGFDCEHAESYSWMKEYFQKQQDLYYKIF, encoded by the coding sequence ATGTATTTAGGCATCGATCTGGGGACCGGTTCGGTGAAGCTTATGCTTCTCGGGCCGGATGGGGCTGAGCATACCGTCTCTCGCTCTTATGAGGTCTCATCTCCCCATAGCGGCTGGGCACAGATTGACACGGATATCTGGCTTGCGGCCTTGTCTTCATGTATCCGGGAGCTTCCCGGGGTGGAAGGAGTGAAAGCCATAGGGCTCTCCGGCCAGATGCATGGCATTGTTCCGTGCTCGGGAATGAGCGGAACCGCACCTGTTGCTTTGGGGTCGGCCATTACCTGGGCGGATCAGCGGGCGGCGGAAACCTTGCCCTACTACAAGACCTTTTCCGAGCAAACCCTTTCGAAGCTGGGAAATCCCCCCTCTGCCGGAATGGCCGGACCGATTCTTTTATGGCTTAGGGACCAGATGCCCGGACTCTTTGCCAAGATTGATATTGCGTGTATGCCAAAGGATTTTATTAGGGCTACGCTGACGGGAGATCGTCTGACCGATTATTCCGATGCAAGTGGAACACTATTGTATGATTTCTCGATACAAGGCTGGCATGCAGAACTGGTTCGAGCGATTGGGCTTGATATGACCCAACTTCCTCAAATTCGGGCAGGCAATAGTATTGCAGGCTTTGTCAGCGATGATGCCGCTCGTCGATTTGGCCTTCCTCCCGGAATCCCTGTAGCGTTGGGGGCGGGTGATACCCCAGCCGCTTTCTTCGGAACAGATTTGCATGATCCCGGGACCGCACAAATTTCTATCGGAACGGCCGCCCAGATCGGTGTTCCGATGGCGGAGCGTGGCATTCATACGGTCATGAACCTCAATCTTTTTGAGGGAGTACGACCTGGCTCACGGTATCGGATCGCTGCAATGATGAACGGCGGTCTTGCGCTTGAATGGGTACGGCGTCAACTGGGCTTTTCCTGGCAGGATCTTTATCGTTCTCTGGAACGACGGGGACTTGGGACTCCGTCGGATCTTATCTTTATTCCCTATCTTTCCGGAGAACGAACGCCTCATATGAACCCTGATGCACGGGGGGCATGGATAGGACTTTCGCTCCATCATCAACGGGAGGATCTTGCCCTGGCGGCACTGCTGGGAGTGGCCTCAACTATCCGCCTCGGCCTTGATACCCTCCTCTCGGCGGGAAATTCTTCAATTAGCCAGCTGCGCCTCGTAGGCGGTAGCGCCAGGTTTCCCTTCTGGCGAAAAGTTCTTGCTGCAATGCTGGAACGAGACCTATTGGTTTCTCAGCAGACCGATAGTTCGGCACGGGGAGCCGCCCTTATGGCTGCGGAAGCTATCGGGGAACGGCTTTCGCCCTCCTTTGGCTTTGATTGCGAGCATGCCGAAAGCTACTCGTGGATGAAAGAGTATTTCCAAAAACAACAGGACCTCTATTATAAAATTTTCTAA
- a CDS encoding sensor histidine kinase: MADNTVVILWFSIVFQLMAAAYALFLIRVTGLRYSWICISLALILMSVRRIVSLSSGLLGAATMGEPLYEAIGLLLSMLVFVGIVGIRSILVEWRKNQTKVEALLQEKEMILREVHHRIKNNMSTILSFLSLQAETLGSSPARTSIEEAENRVRSMMILYDKLYRGENVDACPIDQYLPLLIDQILATFPNSDSVEVEKSIGNFELDAKRLSLVGIIVNELLTNSMKYAFSDATRGHIRVHAELESGQVLIRFEDNGTGIPAHVDFEGTSDLGLRMIKALTTQLDGTVQLEREEGTCISISFPFQ; encoded by the coding sequence ATGGCTGATAACACCGTTGTCATTTTGTGGTTTTCTATTGTGTTTCAATTAATGGCGGCTGCCTATGCGCTATTTCTCATTCGAGTGACCGGATTACGATATTCCTGGATTTGTATATCTCTCGCTTTGATTCTCATGAGCGTCCGACGAATCGTTTCGCTTTCGAGCGGGCTTTTAGGGGCCGCTACGATGGGGGAACCCCTATATGAAGCAATTGGGCTTTTGCTATCAATGCTCGTTTTTGTGGGAATTGTGGGGATTCGTTCTATCCTTGTCGAGTGGAGAAAGAATCAGACTAAGGTGGAGGCGCTCCTTCAGGAAAAAGAGATGATACTGAGAGAGGTGCACCATAGGATCAAAAATAATATGTCCACGATACTTAGCTTTCTTTCGCTTCAAGCCGAAACATTGGGTTCGTCACCGGCAAGAACCTCAATCGAGGAGGCGGAAAATCGTGTTCGAAGCATGATGATTTTGTACGATAAACTGTACAGGGGCGAGAATGTCGATGCTTGTCCTATTGATCAATATCTTCCCTTGCTAATCGATCAGATTCTTGCGACCTTTCCCAATAGTGATTCGGTCGAGGTTGAGAAGAGTATCGGAAATTTTGAGCTGGATGCAAAACGTCTTTCCTTGGTTGGAATTATCGTCAACGAACTTTTGACAAACAGCATGAAATACGCTTTTTCCGATGCGACACGTGGACATATTCGTGTGCATGCAGAGCTGGAATCCGGACAGGTCTTGATTCGCTTTGAAGACAACGGAACAGGAATCCCTGCTCATGTCGATTTTGAAGGTACCTCGGATTTAGGCCTTCGAATGATTAAAGCGCTTACCACTCAGCTTGACGGTACCGTTCAACTGGAACGGGAAGAGGGAACCTGCATTTCAATATCCTTCCCGTTTCAATAG